CCCTGTTGGCCGAATTGACCCAGATCGACGCCCGGGCGCCCGTGCAGCGGCGCGAACACGAGCGTCACCAGCACCCCGCCGGCCAAACCGATCGCGAGCGCGCGCACGAAGTAGCGACGCGCGGTGACCGCCGGCATCACGTCGTCGCGTGCGCGCACGCGCGCATAGAGGAGCGCGGCGATGATGAAGCCGACGTGCTGACCGAAATCCAGCCAGGTGCCCGTCCCCGGATCGGCCCGCACGCCGGTCACGATGATCGGCAGCGTGACGCCCAGCGCGGCCGCGGCCAGCACCGCCGGCGCGCGGAGCGGGGCGCGCCGGTACAACGTCCACAACAACCCGACCAAGCCCAGTTGCAGCACCGCGACCGCGAAATCGACGCTGCGCAGCCCCGCCGGACGGTAGCCGACGAGCGGCATGGCGAGGCCGGCAGCCGCGAGAATGGCCGCCGCCCCGGAACGGAGCGGGTCGAAACGATGCGCCGAGGGCGCTGACGCCAGCGTCACCCTACCTTGGGTAGTCGGCTGGAACGCCACGCTCCTTAGCCTGGCCGGAGAGCTGCGGTGCCGCAACTCCAGGAGTCCGCGCTGCGGTCTGTGAAGAAGAGAACCAACATCCGGCTCTTGCAGACGCGCGGCGTCTCGAACCGGACCTCTCGCCCCGTCGAGGAGCGACGGAGCGTTTCCCTCCATAAGGCGCAATGGAACTACACGACGCGTCGCCGGCCGTTTCTGCACGGCCCCGGCGCCGCACGGCGCACGAAAACGCCCAGCCGATCGCGGCACCACGGGCGCCACATCTGCGTCCGTATCAAGTCGAAGCGCAACAAGCGATTCTCGAGCACCGCGCGCGCGGCGTTCGCAGTCAACTCGTCTCGCTGGCCACCGGCCTGGGCAAGACGGTCATCATCGCGACGCTTCCCAAACTGCTCTCGCTGCGACCGGGTGACGTGACGCTGGTCGTCGCGCATCGCGACGAGCTGATCGAGCAGATCGTCGACAAGATGCGCGTCGAGAACCCCGACGCGCTGATCGGCGTCGAGAAGGCCGAGCGGCGCGCATCCGAAGAGTGCTCGATCGTCGTCGCAACGGTGCAGACGCTGGCGGAGAAACGGCTCGACGAGTTCGTGGCGCGCTTCAAGCGCCGCATCGCGCTGTTCGTCATCGACGAGGCCCACCACGCGGCGGCGCCCTCGTACCGCGCGATCGTCGACGCGGTCCTCGGCCAGCGGCCCGAAGCGATGGTCATGGGGTTCACCGCGACCCCCAACCGCGGCGACGGGGTCCGGCTGGTCGACGTCTTCGAGAAGATCGTCTACACGATGGACGCCCGCAAGGCGATCGACGCGGGCTACCTGGTCCCGGTCAAATCCTACGCGGTCGCGACCACCACCAACCTCGACGACGTCGCCTCACGGGGCGGCGATTTCGTGATCGGTCAGCTGGCGGCGGCGGTCAACACCGTCGACCGCAACAAGCGGATCGTGATGTCCTACAAACAGCACACGCCGGGGCTCAAGGCGCTGGTCTTCACCGCCTCGGTCGAGCACGCGCGCGACGTCGCCGAGGAGTTCGTCGAGTACGGCGTGCGCGCCGAGTGGGCCTCGGGCGAGACCCCGCGCGACGAGCGAGAGCGGATCGTGCGCGAGTTCCGCGGCGACGGCATCGACGTGCTGGTCAACTGCGGCCTCTACCTCGAGGGCTTCGACGTCCCGTCGGTCCAGGTGATCCTCAACGCGCGACCGACCAAGTCGACCACCCTCTACACGCAGATCACCGGGCGCGCGCTGCGCCCGGTCGACGAGATCGCCCACGGTCTCTCGAAGACCAGCTCGGCCCTCGAGCGCCGCGAGCTGATCGAGAAGTCGGTCAAGCCCGCCGCGGTCGTCATCGATCTGGTCGACCAGGCGCAGCGCCACCAGCTGGTCACCGTTCCTTCCTTGTATGGCCTGCCGCCGCACATCGACGCGCAAGGCCGCATGACCGCGCAGGTGGCCGACAAGTTCGAGGAGCTGCTGCGCCGCGATCCCAAGCGCGCCGCCAAGGTCCGTTCGGCGGAAGAGATCGAGACCGCGCTGGTCGAGATCGACGCCTTCGCCGCGCCGCGCGAGATCAAGCCGACCTGGCAGGCCATCGACCCGATCGAACACTGGCGCCTCGAGCTGCCGCCCACCCGCATCGCGCTCGACCGGCGCGGCCGCGCGATCCCCGACTTCGCGACCAAATGGGATCAGTGGGTGACCGAAGCGCGGCGCATCGCGCCGCACGAGGACGCCGAGCGGTTCGCCGCGCGGATGCTGACCGTCGACCCCAAGAGCGTGCGCTGGGAGAAGCGCCGCATCGACGTCAAGCGCGACGGCGAGAAGTACGTCACGCTGTTCTCGACCGAAGATCTGCCCGAGCGGGTGATCGAGGTCAGCTCCTCGCTCCCCGGCGCGCTCGGCAGCGCGTATCAGCGCGTCGACGAGATGCTCTCGGGCTACACCGCGATCCCGGTCAAGGGCGCCGCGCCGGTCCCCGCGCGCGCCGGCACGGCGCCGGCCGAGAAGCCCACGAACGGCAACGGCGCCGGTGGCGGACGCCGCCGGCGCGGTCGACGCAGCCGCTCGCGCAACGGCTGAACGCGGTGCGCCGCGCGCTGGCCGCCATCGCCGCGATCGTGCTGATCGCGGCGAACCCGTCCGCCGCGGCGACGCGGCATCCGTGGACGGAACCCGGCCACCTGCGCATCGGCGTCGAACGCACGCTCGACAACCTCGATCCGCTGCTCTCGGGCCAAGCCGGCGTCACCGACGTCGCGCAGTTCCTCTTCAGCGGGCTGATCCGCTACGACGACCGCGGCGAAGCGATCCCCGACGGCGCGACGGTGGTGCCGACCCGCGCGAACGGCGGCATCAGCCCCGACGGGAAGACGATCACCTATCACCTGCGGCCGAACCTGCGCTTCTCCGACGGCGTCCCGGTGACGGCCGACGACGTCGTGTTCACTTGGCAGCAGGACATGAACCCGCGCAACAACGTGCCGTTCCACTTTCCCTACGATCAAGCGAAGAGCGTCGTCGCGCGCGACGCGCACACCGTCGTCGTCCACCTCTTCGCACCCTCGGCGCCGTTCGTCGCCGGCTTCTTCCGCTGCGGCACGCAGGGCGTGATCCTGCCGAAGCATCTGCTCGCGGGCCACGACCTCAACCAGGACCCGTTCAGCCTGCACCCCGTCGGCAGCGGTCCCTTCATGGTCGCCGCCTACACGCCCAACGTCGTGCTCGAGATGGTCCCCAACCCGTACTGGTACGGCGGCAAGACGGGCCTGCAACGCGTCACCTACCGCATCATCACCAGCGAGAATACGCTGCTGATCGCGCTGCGCACCCACGACCTGGACTTCTACTGGGGCGCGCCCGAGCAGCAGCTCGCGCAGCTGCGGGCGACGCCCGACGTGCGTGTGGTCGCGCACGCGTTCGACTCGTACGAGATGCTGGTCTTCGGCGCTCGCCGCCAACCGTTCTCCGATCCGGTGCTGCGGCACGCCGTCGCACGCGCCATCGATTGGAAGGCGATCGCACGCACCGTGTACCTCGACGTCGACCTCCCGGATTGGGGCGACATCTTCCCGCGCTCTTGGGCCTACACGCCGCAGCCCGATCCCAACGCCTACGATCCGGCCGCCGCCCGCGCGCTGCTCGATCGCGCCGGCTGGAAGACCGGTCCCGATGGCGTCCGCGTGCGCGACGGCCGGCGCTTGACCGCCGAGATCACGACGGTGGCGGGCGTGATCCCGCGCGAGAACGCCGAAGTGCTCATCCAGCAGCAGCTGCGCGCGGTCGGGATCGAGCTGACGGTGCGCAACGCGCCGGCCAACCTGTTGTTCGCGCCGATCGGCGCCGGCGGCCTGTTCGCCGGCGGAAAGTTCGACTTGGGAATCTTCGCCTGGACGCCGTTTCCCGATCCCGACGACACGCAGACCGCCGGCCCCGACTCGCTGCCGCCGCACGGCGGTAACTATTCGGGCGTCGTCGACGCGGAGCTCGGCCGGCTGCAGCGCGCCGCCGACGCGACCTACGATCGCGCGCGGCGGCGCGCGCTCTACGCGCAGGTCGAACGCCGCCTCGGCGCGGCGCTCCCGTACCACACGCTCGTCTGGCGTGCGAACGTCGACGCATGGAACGACGACCTGAGCGGCGTACGTCCGGCCCCAGCCCTGAGCGACTTCTGGAACGTAGGAACCTGGACACTGTGAAACCCGCATGGATCCGTCGCAGCGACGAGCTCGCCCAAGCCGTCGTCGCCCTCTATACGCGCGCGTCGCCGGAGGCCAGCTCGCAGATGGGGCTGCCGCAGGCCGACGCCTTCACCGCCGACCTCGACACGGGCTGGCGCGCGCGTCTGGACGCCGACGTCGCGCACGCGAGCGCCGTCATGGCGGCCGCGCGGAGCAGCGAAACCGACCCGCGCGTCCTCGAGGACGTGACCATCCTCGAGCGGGCGATCGAGACGGTGCGCAGCGCGGTCGCCGTCGCCGATGCCCAGCTGCTCGAAGTGATCGACGTCGTGCGCACGGAGTTCGGCGGCCTGCGCGTCCTGCTCGACGAGCAGAACCCGCCCGAGCGCAAAGCGCTGGCGCTGGCGCGGCTGCGCCGTTACGCCGGCTTCGAGCCCGGCGTCCCCGCCTTCGCGCAAGCGGCCGAACGCGAGACGCGTACCCGGCTGGCGCGCACCGATCTGGTCGGACCGTACGTCGTCGAGGTGCAGACCACGCTGGCGCTCGGCCCGGTGCTGCTCGACGGCATCGGCGAGATGCTGCGCGACTCGGCGCTGACCGGTTGGGAGGAGCCGTACGCGGCGTTGCGCACGCAGGCCGAGGCGTACCTGCGCTTCGTCGCCGCCGAGCTGTTGCCGCGTGCGCGCCACGATCACCGGCTCCCGCCCGACGTCTACGCGACCGCCCTCGTCCGCGTCGGCGTCGACATCGCGCCAGCCGAGCTGGCGACGCGCGCGCACGCCGCGTTCGACGCGCTGCAGGCGGAGATGCAAGCGCTCGCGCCGGCGGTCGCCGCCGCGCACGGCATCACCGCCACCGACTACCGCGACGTCATCCGGGCGCTCAAGCGCGAGCAGATCCACGGCGACGCCGAAGCGATCGTGGACTTCTATCGCCGCCGGCTCGAGGAGATCGAAGCCGTGGTACGGCGCGAACGCTTGGTGACGCTGCCCGACCGGCCCGCGCGCATCCGCATCGCCAGCCTCGCCGAGAGCGCCGAGATGCCGGCCGCGCACATGAACCCCGCGCCGCTGATCGGCAACACCGGACAGGTCGGCGAGTTCGTGCTTCCGCTCGACGTCCCGCCGGCACCCGGCAGCAACGGCACCGAACGCAGCGACGACTTCACCCACGACGCGGTGACCTGGACGCTGACCGCGCACGAAGCGCGGCCCGGGCACGAAGTGCAGTTCGACCGCATGCTGGACGGCCAGCTCTCGCTGGCGCGCGCGGCGTTCGCCTTCAACTCGGTCAACGTCGAGGGCTGGGCGCTCTACGCCGAGCAGATCGTGCTGCCGTACATGCCGCCCGCCGGCCAGCTGTGCTCGCTGCAGATGCGGCTCCACCGCGCGGCGCGCGCGTTCCTCGACCCCGAGCTGCAGAGCGGCGCCATCACGCCGGCCGACGCGCAGGCCTTCCTCGAGCGCGAGATCGTCTACTCACCGACCTTCGCCCGCAGCGAGGTCGAGCGGTACACCTTCCGCGCACCGGGTCAGGCGACGTCGTACTTCTACGGGTACACGACCTTCGTCGCGTTGCGCGCCGAGGTCGAAGCGCTGCTCGGCGCGCGCTTCGACGCCTGCGCGTTCCACGATTTCATCCTCGACCAGGGACTG
The window above is part of the Candidatus Sulfotelmatobacter sp. genome. Proteins encoded here:
- a CDS encoding DEAD/DEAH box helicase, which produces MELHDASPAVSARPRRRTAHENAQPIAAPRAPHLRPYQVEAQQAILEHRARGVRSQLVSLATGLGKTVIIATLPKLLSLRPGDVTLVVAHRDELIEQIVDKMRVENPDALIGVEKAERRASEECSIVVATVQTLAEKRLDEFVARFKRRIALFVIDEAHHAAAPSYRAIVDAVLGQRPEAMVMGFTATPNRGDGVRLVDVFEKIVYTMDARKAIDAGYLVPVKSYAVATTTNLDDVASRGGDFVIGQLAAAVNTVDRNKRIVMSYKQHTPGLKALVFTASVEHARDVAEEFVEYGVRAEWASGETPRDERERIVREFRGDGIDVLVNCGLYLEGFDVPSVQVILNARPTKSTTLYTQITGRALRPVDEIAHGLSKTSSALERRELIEKSVKPAAVVIDLVDQAQRHQLVTVPSLYGLPPHIDAQGRMTAQVADKFEELLRRDPKRAAKVRSAEEIETALVEIDAFAAPREIKPTWQAIDPIEHWRLELPPTRIALDRRGRAIPDFATKWDQWVTEARRIAPHEDAERFAARMLTVDPKSVRWEKRRIDVKRDGEKYVTLFSTEDLPERVIEVSSSLPGALGSAYQRVDEMLSGYTAIPVKGAAPVPARAGTAPAEKPTNGNGAGGGRRRRGRRSRSRNG
- a CDS encoding peptide ABC transporter substrate-binding protein, which gives rise to MRRALAAIAAIVLIAANPSAAATRHPWTEPGHLRIGVERTLDNLDPLLSGQAGVTDVAQFLFSGLIRYDDRGEAIPDGATVVPTRANGGISPDGKTITYHLRPNLRFSDGVPVTADDVVFTWQQDMNPRNNVPFHFPYDQAKSVVARDAHTVVVHLFAPSAPFVAGFFRCGTQGVILPKHLLAGHDLNQDPFSLHPVGSGPFMVAAYTPNVVLEMVPNPYWYGGKTGLQRVTYRIITSENTLLIALRTHDLDFYWGAPEQQLAQLRATPDVRVVAHAFDSYEMLVFGARRQPFSDPVLRHAVARAIDWKAIARTVYLDVDLPDWGDIFPRSWAYTPQPDPNAYDPAAARALLDRAGWKTGPDGVRVRDGRRLTAEITTVAGVIPRENAEVLIQQQLRAVGIELTVRNAPANLLFAPIGAGGLFAGGKFDLGIFAWTPFPDPDDTQTAGPDSLPPHGGNYSGVVDAELGRLQRAADATYDRARRRALYAQVERRLGAALPYHTLVWRANVDAWNDDLSGVRPAPALSDFWNVGTWTL
- a CDS encoding DUF885 domain-containing protein — translated: MKPAWIRRSDELAQAVVALYTRASPEASSQMGLPQADAFTADLDTGWRARLDADVAHASAVMAAARSSETDPRVLEDVTILERAIETVRSAVAVADAQLLEVIDVVRTEFGGLRVLLDEQNPPERKALALARLRRYAGFEPGVPAFAQAAERETRTRLARTDLVGPYVVEVQTTLALGPVLLDGIGEMLRDSALTGWEEPYAALRTQAEAYLRFVAAELLPRARHDHRLPPDVYATALVRVGVDIAPAELATRAHAAFDALQAEMQALAPAVAAAHGITATDYRDVIRALKREQIHGDAEAIVDFYRRRLEEIEAVVRRERLVTLPDRPARIRIASLAESAEMPAAHMNPAPLIGNTGQVGEFVLPLDVPPAPGSNGTERSDDFTHDAVTWTLTAHEARPGHEVQFDRMLDGQLSLARAAFAFNSVNVEGWALYAEQIVLPYMPPAGQLCSLQMRLHRAARAFLDPELQSGAITPADAQAFLEREIVYSPTFARSEVERYTFRAPGQATSYFYGYTTFVALRAEVEALLGARFDACAFHDFILDQGLLPPATLREAVLRRFAAQER